In one Dama dama isolate Ldn47 chromosome 5, ASM3311817v1, whole genome shotgun sequence genomic region, the following are encoded:
- the LOC133056176 gene encoding CMRF35-like molecule 6, with product MSPRGRAGWLPSALLLLQVPGCLSLSGPSRLTGIVGGSLSVECQYREEFKQNIKFWCKAPCLWNTVETGGSAREVRMGRVSIRDRPANLTFTVTLESLREEDAGKYGCGIDVPLLLDLTFQVEVSVTPAPAAATSPERPTGSPGSPTTLPGPTWSTASGQETPDPGHPLWPRLGSAHFLLPVFLKVPLLLGLLGAVLWAHRPLRSSENQ from the exons ATGAGCCCGAGGGGCAGGGCCGGGTGGCTGCCTTCAGCTCTGCTGCTGCTCCAGGTCCCAG GCTGTTTGTCCCTGAGTGGCCCCAGCAGACTGACGGGCATCGTGGGGGGATCACTGAGCGTGGAGTGTCAGTACCGGGAGGAATTCAAGCAAAACATCAAATTCTGGTGCAAAGCCCCCTGTTTGTGGAATACTGTGGAGACTGGAGGGTCTGCGAGAGAAGTGAGGATGGGCCGCGTGTCCATCAGAGACCGTCCTGCAAACCTCACCTTCACAGTGACCTTGGAGAGCCTCAGAGAGGAGGATGCGGGAAAGTATGGTTGTGGGATCGATGTGCCACTTTTATTGGATCTCACCTTCCAGGTGGAGGTGTCTGTGACCCCAG CCCCTGCTGCAGCCACCAGCCCTGAGAGGCCCACAGGCTCCCCAGGCTCTCCCACGACCCTGCCAGGGCCCACCTGGAGCACCGCATCCGGTCAGGAGACCCCCGATCCCGGCCaccctctgtg GCCCCGGCTGGGCAGCGCCCACTTCCTGCTCCCGGTCTTCCTGAAAGTGCCGCTGCTCCTGGGCCTGCTCGGTGCCGTCCTCTGGGCCCACAGGCCCTTGAGAAGCTCCGAGAACCAGTGA